The following are encoded in a window of Primulina eburnea isolate SZY01 chromosome 4, ASM2296580v1, whole genome shotgun sequence genomic DNA:
- the LOC140830185 gene encoding uncharacterized protein: protein MRHGYCGTFPVARAQKKFLLVAVDYFPKWVEAEPLARITEKEVLKFLWKNIICMFEVSKRLISDNGRQFQGKEITSRCQEMKITQSFTSVAYPQENGQRETPFNLVYGSKEVLPVEIGQSSARVEYYPDNNYHKRAMELDLLEDKRNRDIIQMKAYRSQVMRAYNKRVQVQDFQIGDQELKKFNTTEDVGNLESRWEEPFKIIRRVSSGAFYLENAQGRPLKITWNVFHLKNYYA from the exons ATGAGGCATGGATATTGTGGGACTTTCCCAGTTGCCCGAGCTCAAAAGAAATTTCTCCTGGTAGCAGTCGATTATTTTCCCAAATGGGTAGAAGCCGAGCCCCTGGCTAGGATTACTGAGAAGGAAGTATTGAAGTTTCTGTGGAAGAACATAATATGCATGTTTGAGGTCTCCAAGAGACTAATTTCAGATAATGGAAGGCAGTTTCAGGGAAAAGAGATCACGTCCCGATGCCAAGAAATGAAGATCACTCAGTCTTTCACTTCTGTTGCTTACCCTCAAGAAAATGGTCAGAGAG AAACCCCTTTCAATCTGGTGTATGGTTCTAAAGAGGTTCTTCCTGTTGAAATTGGGCAATCTTCTGCCCGGGTAGAATATTACCCGGATAACAATTATCATAAACGGGCAATGGAATTAGATCTGTTGGAGGATAAGAGAAACCGGGATATAATTCAAATGAAAGCTTACCGAAGCCAGGTTATGAGAGCATACAACAAACGAGTCCAGGTCCAGGACTTTCAAATAGGAGATCAAGAGCTGAAAAAATTCAATACAACTGAGGATGTTGGTAATTTAGAATCTCGGTGGGAAGAACCTTTTAAGATCATTCGGAGAGTTAGCTCGGGAGCATTCTATCTGGAGAATGCTCAGGGACGCCCTCTTAAAATAACCTGGAATGTATTTcatttgaaaaattattacgCTTAA